The region TGCGGGCAAGCCGCCACCCTTTGCCACAGCGAGGACCCAATTTAACAATGATGGGGTAATTCAGCCCTCGCATTGGGGTTTCAAAAATTATGGGCAAAGTGGCTTGCCTGTGAGCGATCTTTTTCCCCACATGGGTAGTGTAGCGGATGAACTGGCCGTGGTGCGTAGCATGACGGCGAAGTTTAGCGAACACGCTCAGGGAAACTTTTTCATGCACACGGGCTTCCCTTTTGTGGGCTATCCGAGCGCTGGAGCATGGACGAGTTATGGCCTGGGCACGGAGTCAAAGGATCTGCCTGGATATGTGGTGCTGCAGAGTGGTGGTGCCACGGCTCCGCATGGCGGCGTAGGGCTGTTTGGGAATGGATTTCTGCCTGCGCAGCACCAGGCTTCAATCATCAAAGCAGATAGCAGCGAACCTGTGCGCAATATTCAACCTCGCGAGGCGGCGATGCTGCAACGACAACGCCTGGATTTCATTGGCGAGATGGACCAGAGTTTTCTAGGTGAACTCGGAGCGAATAGCCAAGTGGAGGCTGCTATTCAAAACTACGAAATGGCCTGGCGCATGCAGGCGGCGGTACCTGAACTCTGCGACATCCGGGGGGAGACGGAAGCGACGAAAAAAATGTATGGCATGGATGGGCCTGAAAGTTCCCGCACTGCCTATGCACGGCAGTGTCTGCTGGCACGGCGGCTGGTGGAGCGTGGGGTGCGTTTTGTTGAGCTTAGCTGCTTAGCGCAAAACATCGGCGGTGGTCAGGCAGCGAACCCTTGGGATCAACATGGCGCTCTGAAGAGCGGTCATGGCAAGATGGCGCATCAGGTGGACCAGCCCATTGCCGCTTTGATCAAGGATTTGAAATCGCGCGGTCTATTGGATAGCACGTTGGTGGTCTGGGCAGGCGAGTTTGGGCGCACACCCTTTGCTCAAGGCAGCGATGGCCGTGATCATGATCCTTACGGCTTCAGCATCTGGATGGCTGGTGGTGGCATCAAAGGAGGGACCACCTTGGGGGAGACGGATGAGTTTGGCTACAAGGCGGTGGATAAGCCGCAAACAGTCTATGATCTCTGGGCGACGGTGCTGCACCTGATGGGCGTGGATCATGAACAACTAACTTACCTTTTCAGTGGGCGAAACGTGCGGCTGACGGATGTACACGGTCACGTGATGCGAGAAATTCTTTCCTGAGACGAGACAAAAAACCGCACCTGAGTCTCCCTCAGGTACGGTTTTGCCTAACAAGAATTAGGTGCTCATTTACCGTGTCCGCCGTGACCCCCTGAGCCCGTAGGGCTCTGCCGCTGGGCGGCTTCGCGATCCAAGACGAGCAAGCTGGCTGGATCTGTGCCAGCAAGTCTCAGGCGGTCCAGCATGTCACGAACTGTTTTTTCTTCTTCGATCTGTTCGTTTAGGAACCAGAGAAGGAGATTCTTGGATGAGTGATCCTTGACCTGCTCTGCTACGTCATAAAGATCGTTGATCTGCTGAGTGACCAACTGTTCTTGTTTGAGGCTGTGTTCAAAGACATCAATGGGAGATTCGAAGGTGGCTTTTGGCTGAGCGATGGGCTGAAGAACGACCACGGCATCACGATCCACCACGTATTGGTAGAACTTCAAGGCATGCATGGTTTCCTCACGGCTCTGATTAAACATCCAGCTAGCAAAGCCCATGTAGGGGGTCTGCTCGAACCACGCAGCCATGGCGAGGTAAACGTAGCTAGAAGACATTTCATTGTTGATCTGCTCATTGAGCAGTTGGGTCAGTTTGGGATTCAAGGTCATAATCTAAGATGGTTTGCGGGTGGCTGATGTGATTCAAAAGGCAATACGGATCTAAAGCAAGTTTTGGATGGCCTTGCCCCCTACATGTTGATGGGAATCAATCGCATGATGAGTCTGGGTTTCGCTCATGCATTCGTCTTCAGGCTACCTGCCTTTTGGCGGATCCCGTTAACCTAACCACTGCTGGATAGCCTGTCCGGTGAGGATGCCGCGCGTGTAAGCTTCCTCAAAAAGAGACATGCCACTCATGTCAGAATGGGCATAGAAAAGCGGCGGTGCTTGTAGTAGCATTTGCGCGCGTTCAGGCCCCCAGATGAAACCGGGATCTGGGCGGATCATGCCATGGCCCCAGAGCCAGACATCGGTCTGTTGCACATGATGAGTGAGATCTGGATGGGCAGCTTGCAGACTGCTGAGTGCGCGCTGAGACCACTGCGCATGACTCTGCTGTTGCATCCACTGTCGGGCTTGTGCCGGTGGCTGATCACAGAGCGCTTCATAGTGTGTGATGACGGTGGCCTGAGGGACAGCCGTAAGGTTTTGATGCGTGGCATTGATGTAGCCAAGTGTGGGGCCCTGATAAATCACACTGTCCCAGGCGGGTAGCACGCCGGGGCTTGGGGGTAGCTCATCCAAGGTGAGATTGGTGACCACCCAGGGGGCGTAATTGAGGGCGAGTGGCTTGAGTCCCGGCACAATGCGCTGTGCGATGAAACGCGGCATGGCGCAAAGAGCCGCCCGGCTTTCATAACGAATGACTTCACCTGTGTGGCTTTGGAGAATATCTGTTAAAACGCGATCACGCTCTGGCTGCATGTGCAGCACGATGCTGCCTGTGTGTAGGCGCTCACGGAGAGGTTTAACCAATTGTTTGACCAAGTATCC is a window of Prosthecobacter dejongeii DNA encoding:
- a CDS encoding DUF1501 domain-containing protein — translated: MNPYLTRRQLLSRTSSGFGLAALSGLMAEQARADSAVHRARKIAPKARSVIFCYMSGGVSQVDSFDPKPTLEKYAGKPPPFATARTQFNNDGVIQPSHWGFKNYGQSGLPVSDLFPHMGSVADELAVVRSMTAKFSEHAQGNFFMHTGFPFVGYPSAGAWTSYGLGTESKDLPGYVVLQSGGATAPHGGVGLFGNGFLPAQHQASIIKADSSEPVRNIQPREAAMLQRQRLDFIGEMDQSFLGELGANSQVEAAIQNYEMAWRMQAAVPELCDIRGETEATKKMYGMDGPESSRTAYARQCLLARRLVERGVRFVELSCLAQNIGGGQAANPWDQHGALKSGHGKMAHQVDQPIAALIKDLKSRGLLDSTLVVWAGEFGRTPFAQGSDGRDHDPYGFSIWMAGGGIKGGTTLGETDEFGYKAVDKPQTVYDLWATVLHLMGVDHEQLTYLFSGRNVRLTDVHGHVMREILS
- a CDS encoding ferritin gives rise to the protein MTLNPKLTQLLNEQINNEMSSSYVYLAMAAWFEQTPYMGFASWMFNQSREETMHALKFYQYVVDRDAVVVLQPIAQPKATFESPIDVFEHSLKQEQLVTQQINDLYDVAEQVKDHSSKNLLLWFLNEQIEEEKTVRDMLDRLRLAGTDPASLLVLDREAAQRQSPTGSGGHGGHGK